In one Sander lucioperca isolate FBNREF2018 chromosome 7, SLUC_FBN_1.2, whole genome shotgun sequence genomic region, the following are encoded:
- the tdg.2 gene encoding G/T mismatch-specific thymine DNA glycosylase isoform X4 yields MLIYSNKSTVKMEENQYTSLTVPTDYFQQWYQSSQQHPEAQYVMPYHNTGHYTEGPRDELVMAELSVHREPPVYQEPFYQNYNPPAQNHYQELTYQPNVREQQQQQQHPAHLHHPQHQHTIQQQEPSVQHQPQPAGPPQVVTPVKKKRGRPPKQQAEEGKTQEEENEIEAAKKAKRALNRFNGMSVAEVMAKTLPDVISYNLDILIIGINPGLLSAFKGRHYPNPGNHFWKCLFLSGLTDEQLNYMHDQSLPEKYSIGFTNMVERTTPGSKDLSSKEIREGGRQLLDKLQKYKPLIAAFNGKGIYEIFCKETFGVKAKNLDFGLQPYKIPETETVCYLMPSSSPRCAQFPRAQDKVHFYIKLKELRDQMKGLAPRPEVEETQYLFDLQLAKEDAKRMAIKEEQVDPEYESCSGLHGDAKQSSNSSN; encoded by the exons ATGTTAATTTATTCAAATAAGTCAACAGTTAAGATGGAAGAAAACCAGTATACATCATTGACGGTTCCTACGGATTATTTTCAGCAGTG GTACCAGTCCAGCCAGCAGCACCCCGAGGCGCAGTATGTGATGCCATATCACAACACGGGCCATTACACAGAAGGTCCCAGAGATGAGCTTGTCATGGCCGAGCTGTCTGTCCACCGCGAACCACCTGTTTACCAAGAACCTTTTTACCAGAACTATAACCCCCCGGCCCAAAATCACTACCAGGAGCTGACCTACCAGCCAAACGTcagggagcagcagcagcagcagcag catccTGCACACCTGCACCACCCTCAGCACCAACATACAATACAGCAGCAGGAGCCGAGTGTTCAGCACCAACCTCAGCCTGCTGGTCCACCTCAAG TTGTGACACcggtgaagaagaagagaggTCGGCCTCCTAAGCAGCAGGCGGAGGAGGGCAAGacacaggaggaggagaatgagATTGAGGCGGCAAAAAAAGCCAAGAGGGCTCTCAACCGCTTCAACGGCATGTCAGTGGCTGAGGTTATGGCCAAAACCCTGCCAGACGTTATATCCTACAATCTTGACATTTTGATA ATTGGAATTAACCCAGGACTATTGTCAGCCTTCAAAGGACGCCATTATCCAAACCCAGGAAACCATTTCT GGAAATGTCTGTTTCTTTCTGGTCTAACTGACGAGCAGCTCAACTACATGCATGACCAAAGCCTGCCAGAGAAATATAGCATCGGCTTTACCAACATGGTAGAGAGGACCACACCTGGTAGCAAGGACCTCTCTAG TAAGGAGATTCGTGAAGGAGGTCGACAGTTACTTGACAAGCTGCAGAAATACAAACCATTAATAGCAGCTTTTAATGGAAAAG GTATTTATGAAATCTTCTGCAAAGAAACCTTTGGTGTGAAGGCAAAGAATCTCGACTTTGGTCTACAGCCTTACAAAATCCCAGAAACTGAAACG GTGTGCTACTTGATGCCGTCATCAAGCCCCCGCTGTGCCCAGTTTCCACGTGCACAGGATAAGGTTCATTTCTACATCAAGCTGAAGGAACTGCGAGACCAGATGAAAGGCCTGGCACCAAGGCCCGAGGTGGAAGAGACACAGTACTTGTTCGATCTGCAGCTAGCTAAAG AGGATGCTAAGAGGATGGCAATCAAAGAAGAGCAGGTGGATCCAGAGTATGAAAGCTGTAGTGGGCTGCATGGGGATGCAAAGCAAAGCAGCAACTCCTCCAACTAA
- the tdg.2 gene encoding G/T mismatch-specific thymine DNA glycosylase isoform X5 yields MYDRYQSSQQHPEAQYVMPYHNTGHYTEGPRDELVMAELSVHREPPVYQEPFYQNYNPPAQNHYQELTYQPNVREQQQQQQQQQQQQQQQQQQQQQQHHPAHLHHPQHQHTIQQQEPSVQHQPQPAGPPQVVTPVKKKRGRPPKQQAEEGKTQEEENEIEAAKKAKRALNRFNGMSVAEVMAKTLPDVISYNLDILIIGINPGLLSAFKGRHYPNPGNHFWKCLFLSGLTDEQLNYMHDQSLPEKYSIGFTNMVERTTPGSKDLSSKEIREGGRQLLDKLQKYKPLIAAFNGKGIYEIFCKETFGVKAKNLDFGLQPYKIPETETVCYLMPSSSPRCAQFPRAQDKVHFYIKLKELRDQMKGLAPRPEVEETQYLFDLQLAKEDAKRMAIKEEQVDPEYESCSGLHGDAKQSSNSSN; encoded by the exons atgtatGACAG GTACCAGTCCAGCCAGCAGCACCCCGAGGCGCAGTATGTGATGCCATATCACAACACGGGCCATTACACAGAAGGTCCCAGAGATGAGCTTGTCATGGCCGAGCTGTCTGTCCACCGCGAACCACCTGTTTACCAAGAACCTTTTTACCAGAACTATAACCCCCCGGCCCAAAATCACTACCAGGAGCTGACCTACCAGCCAAACGTcagggagcagcagcagcagcagcagcagcagcagcagcagcagcagcagcagcagcagcagcagcagcagcagcatcatccTGCACACCTGCACCACCCTCAGCACCAACATACAATACAGCAGCAGGAGCCGAGTGTTCAGCACCAACCTCAGCCTGCTGGTCCACCTCAAG TTGTGACACcggtgaagaagaagagaggTCGGCCTCCTAAGCAGCAGGCGGAGGAGGGCAAGacacaggaggaggagaatgagATTGAGGCGGCAAAAAAAGCCAAGAGGGCTCTCAACCGCTTCAACGGCATGTCAGTGGCTGAGGTTATGGCCAAAACCCTGCCAGACGTTATATCCTACAATCTTGACATTTTGATA ATTGGAATTAACCCAGGACTATTGTCAGCCTTCAAAGGACGCCATTATCCAAACCCAGGAAACCATTTCT GGAAATGTCTGTTTCTTTCTGGTCTAACTGACGAGCAGCTCAACTACATGCATGACCAAAGCCTGCCAGAGAAATATAGCATCGGCTTTACCAACATGGTAGAGAGGACCACACCTGGTAGCAAGGACCTCTCTAG TAAGGAGATTCGTGAAGGAGGTCGACAGTTACTTGACAAGCTGCAGAAATACAAACCATTAATAGCAGCTTTTAATGGAAAAG GTATTTATGAAATCTTCTGCAAAGAAACCTTTGGTGTGAAGGCAAAGAATCTCGACTTTGGTCTACAGCCTTACAAAATCCCAGAAACTGAAACG GTGTGCTACTTGATGCCGTCATCAAGCCCCCGCTGTGCCCAGTTTCCACGTGCACAGGATAAGGTTCATTTCTACATCAAGCTGAAGGAACTGCGAGACCAGATGAAAGGCCTGGCACCAAGGCCCGAGGTGGAAGAGACACAGTACTTGTTCGATCTGCAGCTAGCTAAAG AGGATGCTAAGAGGATGGCAATCAAAGAAGAGCAGGTGGATCCAGAGTATGAAAGCTGTAGTGGGCTGCATGGGGATGCAAAGCAAAGCAGCAACTCCTCCAACTAA
- the tdg.2 gene encoding G/T mismatch-specific thymine DNA glycosylase isoform X6: MYQSSQQHPEAQYVMPYHNTGHYTEGPRDELVMAELSVHREPPVYQEPFYQNYNPPAQNHYQELTYQPNVREQQQQQQQQQQQQQQQQQQQQQQHHPAHLHHPQHQHTIQQQEPSVQHQPQPAGPPQVVTPVKKKRGRPPKQQAEEGKTQEEENEIEAAKKAKRALNRFNGMSVAEVMAKTLPDVISYNLDILIIGINPGLLSAFKGRHYPNPGNHFWKCLFLSGLTDEQLNYMHDQSLPEKYSIGFTNMVERTTPGSKDLSSKEIREGGRQLLDKLQKYKPLIAAFNGKGIYEIFCKETFGVKAKNLDFGLQPYKIPETETVCYLMPSSSPRCAQFPRAQDKVHFYIKLKELRDQMKGLAPRPEVEETQYLFDLQLAKEDAKRMAIKEEQVDPEYESCSGLHGDAKQSSNSSN; this comes from the exons at GTACCAGTCCAGCCAGCAGCACCCCGAGGCGCAGTATGTGATGCCATATCACAACACGGGCCATTACACAGAAGGTCCCAGAGATGAGCTTGTCATGGCCGAGCTGTCTGTCCACCGCGAACCACCTGTTTACCAAGAACCTTTTTACCAGAACTATAACCCCCCGGCCCAAAATCACTACCAGGAGCTGACCTACCAGCCAAACGTcagggagcagcagcagcagcagcagcagcagcagcagcagcagcagcagcagcagcagcagcagcagcagcagcatcatccTGCACACCTGCACCACCCTCAGCACCAACATACAATACAGCAGCAGGAGCCGAGTGTTCAGCACCAACCTCAGCCTGCTGGTCCACCTCAAG TTGTGACACcggtgaagaagaagagaggTCGGCCTCCTAAGCAGCAGGCGGAGGAGGGCAAGacacaggaggaggagaatgagATTGAGGCGGCAAAAAAAGCCAAGAGGGCTCTCAACCGCTTCAACGGCATGTCAGTGGCTGAGGTTATGGCCAAAACCCTGCCAGACGTTATATCCTACAATCTTGACATTTTGATA ATTGGAATTAACCCAGGACTATTGTCAGCCTTCAAAGGACGCCATTATCCAAACCCAGGAAACCATTTCT GGAAATGTCTGTTTCTTTCTGGTCTAACTGACGAGCAGCTCAACTACATGCATGACCAAAGCCTGCCAGAGAAATATAGCATCGGCTTTACCAACATGGTAGAGAGGACCACACCTGGTAGCAAGGACCTCTCTAG TAAGGAGATTCGTGAAGGAGGTCGACAGTTACTTGACAAGCTGCAGAAATACAAACCATTAATAGCAGCTTTTAATGGAAAAG GTATTTATGAAATCTTCTGCAAAGAAACCTTTGGTGTGAAGGCAAAGAATCTCGACTTTGGTCTACAGCCTTACAAAATCCCAGAAACTGAAACG GTGTGCTACTTGATGCCGTCATCAAGCCCCCGCTGTGCCCAGTTTCCACGTGCACAGGATAAGGTTCATTTCTACATCAAGCTGAAGGAACTGCGAGACCAGATGAAAGGCCTGGCACCAAGGCCCGAGGTGGAAGAGACACAGTACTTGTTCGATCTGCAGCTAGCTAAAG AGGATGCTAAGAGGATGGCAATCAAAGAAGAGCAGGTGGATCCAGAGTATGAAAGCTGTAGTGGGCTGCATGGGGATGCAAAGCAAAGCAGCAACTCCTCCAACTAA
- the tdg.2 gene encoding G/T mismatch-specific thymine DNA glycosylase isoform X7 produces the protein MPYHNTGHYTEGPRDELVMAELSVHREPPVYQEPFYQNYNPPAQNHYQELTYQPNVREQQQQQQQQQQQQQQQQQQQQQQHHPAHLHHPQHQHTIQQQEPSVQHQPQPAGPPQVVTPVKKKRGRPPKQQAEEGKTQEEENEIEAAKKAKRALNRFNGMSVAEVMAKTLPDVISYNLDILIIGINPGLLSAFKGRHYPNPGNHFWKCLFLSGLTDEQLNYMHDQSLPEKYSIGFTNMVERTTPGSKDLSSKEIREGGRQLLDKLQKYKPLIAAFNGKGIYEIFCKETFGVKAKNLDFGLQPYKIPETETVCYLMPSSSPRCAQFPRAQDKVHFYIKLKELRDQMKGLAPRPEVEETQYLFDLQLAKEDAKRMAIKEEQVDPEYESCSGLHGDAKQSSNSSN, from the exons ATGCCATATCACAACACGGGCCATTACACAGAAGGTCCCAGAGATGAGCTTGTCATGGCCGAGCTGTCTGTCCACCGCGAACCACCTGTTTACCAAGAACCTTTTTACCAGAACTATAACCCCCCGGCCCAAAATCACTACCAGGAGCTGACCTACCAGCCAAACGTcagggagcagcagcagcagcagcagcagcagcagcagcagcagcagcagcagcagcagcagcagcagcagcagcatcatccTGCACACCTGCACCACCCTCAGCACCAACATACAATACAGCAGCAGGAGCCGAGTGTTCAGCACCAACCTCAGCCTGCTGGTCCACCTCAAG TTGTGACACcggtgaagaagaagagaggTCGGCCTCCTAAGCAGCAGGCGGAGGAGGGCAAGacacaggaggaggagaatgagATTGAGGCGGCAAAAAAAGCCAAGAGGGCTCTCAACCGCTTCAACGGCATGTCAGTGGCTGAGGTTATGGCCAAAACCCTGCCAGACGTTATATCCTACAATCTTGACATTTTGATA ATTGGAATTAACCCAGGACTATTGTCAGCCTTCAAAGGACGCCATTATCCAAACCCAGGAAACCATTTCT GGAAATGTCTGTTTCTTTCTGGTCTAACTGACGAGCAGCTCAACTACATGCATGACCAAAGCCTGCCAGAGAAATATAGCATCGGCTTTACCAACATGGTAGAGAGGACCACACCTGGTAGCAAGGACCTCTCTAG TAAGGAGATTCGTGAAGGAGGTCGACAGTTACTTGACAAGCTGCAGAAATACAAACCATTAATAGCAGCTTTTAATGGAAAAG GTATTTATGAAATCTTCTGCAAAGAAACCTTTGGTGTGAAGGCAAAGAATCTCGACTTTGGTCTACAGCCTTACAAAATCCCAGAAACTGAAACG GTGTGCTACTTGATGCCGTCATCAAGCCCCCGCTGTGCCCAGTTTCCACGTGCACAGGATAAGGTTCATTTCTACATCAAGCTGAAGGAACTGCGAGACCAGATGAAAGGCCTGGCACCAAGGCCCGAGGTGGAAGAGACACAGTACTTGTTCGATCTGCAGCTAGCTAAAG AGGATGCTAAGAGGATGGCAATCAAAGAAGAGCAGGTGGATCCAGAGTATGAAAGCTGTAGTGGGCTGCATGGGGATGCAAAGCAAAGCAGCAACTCCTCCAACTAA
- the tdg.2 gene encoding G/T mismatch-specific thymine DNA glycosylase isoform X1, which yields MLIYSNKSTVKMEENQYTSLTVPTDYFQQWYQSSQQHPEAQYVMPYHNTGHYTEGPRDELVMAELSVHREPPVYQEPFYQNYNPPAQNHYQELTYQPNVREQQQQQQQQQQQQQQQQQQQQQQHHPAHLHHPQHQHTIQQQEPSVQHQPQPAGPPQVVTPVKKKRGRPPKQQAEEGKTQEEENEIEAAKKAKRALNRFNGMSVAEVMAKTLPDVISYNLDILIIGINPGLLSAFKGRHYPNPGNHFWKCLFLSGLTDEQLNYMHDQSLPEKYSIGFTNMVERTTPGSKDLSSKEIREGGRQLLDKLQKYKPLIAAFNGKGIYEIFCKETFGVKAKNLDFGLQPYKIPETETVCYLMPSSSPRCAQFPRAQDKVHFYIKLKELRDQMKGLAPRPEVEETQYLFDLQLAKEDAKRMAIKEEQVDPEYESCSGLHGDAKQSSNSSN from the exons ATGTTAATTTATTCAAATAAGTCAACAGTTAAGATGGAAGAAAACCAGTATACATCATTGACGGTTCCTACGGATTATTTTCAGCAGTG GTACCAGTCCAGCCAGCAGCACCCCGAGGCGCAGTATGTGATGCCATATCACAACACGGGCCATTACACAGAAGGTCCCAGAGATGAGCTTGTCATGGCCGAGCTGTCTGTCCACCGCGAACCACCTGTTTACCAAGAACCTTTTTACCAGAACTATAACCCCCCGGCCCAAAATCACTACCAGGAGCTGACCTACCAGCCAAACGTcagggagcagcagcagcagcagcagcagcagcagcagcagcagcagcagcagcagcagcagcagcagcagcagcatcatccTGCACACCTGCACCACCCTCAGCACCAACATACAATACAGCAGCAGGAGCCGAGTGTTCAGCACCAACCTCAGCCTGCTGGTCCACCTCAAG TTGTGACACcggtgaagaagaagagaggTCGGCCTCCTAAGCAGCAGGCGGAGGAGGGCAAGacacaggaggaggagaatgagATTGAGGCGGCAAAAAAAGCCAAGAGGGCTCTCAACCGCTTCAACGGCATGTCAGTGGCTGAGGTTATGGCCAAAACCCTGCCAGACGTTATATCCTACAATCTTGACATTTTGATA ATTGGAATTAACCCAGGACTATTGTCAGCCTTCAAAGGACGCCATTATCCAAACCCAGGAAACCATTTCT GGAAATGTCTGTTTCTTTCTGGTCTAACTGACGAGCAGCTCAACTACATGCATGACCAAAGCCTGCCAGAGAAATATAGCATCGGCTTTACCAACATGGTAGAGAGGACCACACCTGGTAGCAAGGACCTCTCTAG TAAGGAGATTCGTGAAGGAGGTCGACAGTTACTTGACAAGCTGCAGAAATACAAACCATTAATAGCAGCTTTTAATGGAAAAG GTATTTATGAAATCTTCTGCAAAGAAACCTTTGGTGTGAAGGCAAAGAATCTCGACTTTGGTCTACAGCCTTACAAAATCCCAGAAACTGAAACG GTGTGCTACTTGATGCCGTCATCAAGCCCCCGCTGTGCCCAGTTTCCACGTGCACAGGATAAGGTTCATTTCTACATCAAGCTGAAGGAACTGCGAGACCAGATGAAAGGCCTGGCACCAAGGCCCGAGGTGGAAGAGACACAGTACTTGTTCGATCTGCAGCTAGCTAAAG AGGATGCTAAGAGGATGGCAATCAAAGAAGAGCAGGTGGATCCAGAGTATGAAAGCTGTAGTGGGCTGCATGGGGATGCAAAGCAAAGCAGCAACTCCTCCAACTAA
- the tdg.2 gene encoding G/T mismatch-specific thymine DNA glycosylase isoform X3, translated as MLIYSNKSTVKMEENQYTSLTVPTDYFQQWYQSSQQHPEAQYVMPYHNTGHYTEGPRDELVMAELSVHREPPVYQEPFYQNYNPPAQNHYQELTYQPNVREQQQQQQQHPAHLHHPQHQHTIQQQEPSVQHQPQPAGPPQVVTPVKKKRGRPPKQQAEEGKTQEEENEIEAAKKAKRALNRFNGMSVAEVMAKTLPDVISYNLDILIIGINPGLLSAFKGRHYPNPGNHFWKCLFLSGLTDEQLNYMHDQSLPEKYSIGFTNMVERTTPGSKDLSSKEIREGGRQLLDKLQKYKPLIAAFNGKGIYEIFCKETFGVKAKNLDFGLQPYKIPETETVCYLMPSSSPRCAQFPRAQDKVHFYIKLKELRDQMKGLAPRPEVEETQYLFDLQLAKEDAKRMAIKEEQVDPEYESCSGLHGDAKQSSNSSN; from the exons ATGTTAATTTATTCAAATAAGTCAACAGTTAAGATGGAAGAAAACCAGTATACATCATTGACGGTTCCTACGGATTATTTTCAGCAGTG GTACCAGTCCAGCCAGCAGCACCCCGAGGCGCAGTATGTGATGCCATATCACAACACGGGCCATTACACAGAAGGTCCCAGAGATGAGCTTGTCATGGCCGAGCTGTCTGTCCACCGCGAACCACCTGTTTACCAAGAACCTTTTTACCAGAACTATAACCCCCCGGCCCAAAATCACTACCAGGAGCTGACCTACCAGCCAAACGTcagggagcagcagcagcagcagcagcag catccTGCACACCTGCACCACCCTCAGCACCAACATACAATACAGCAGCAGGAGCCGAGTGTTCAGCACCAACCTCAGCCTGCTGGTCCACCTCAAG TTGTGACACcggtgaagaagaagagaggTCGGCCTCCTAAGCAGCAGGCGGAGGAGGGCAAGacacaggaggaggagaatgagATTGAGGCGGCAAAAAAAGCCAAGAGGGCTCTCAACCGCTTCAACGGCATGTCAGTGGCTGAGGTTATGGCCAAAACCCTGCCAGACGTTATATCCTACAATCTTGACATTTTGATA ATTGGAATTAACCCAGGACTATTGTCAGCCTTCAAAGGACGCCATTATCCAAACCCAGGAAACCATTTCT GGAAATGTCTGTTTCTTTCTGGTCTAACTGACGAGCAGCTCAACTACATGCATGACCAAAGCCTGCCAGAGAAATATAGCATCGGCTTTACCAACATGGTAGAGAGGACCACACCTGGTAGCAAGGACCTCTCTAG TAAGGAGATTCGTGAAGGAGGTCGACAGTTACTTGACAAGCTGCAGAAATACAAACCATTAATAGCAGCTTTTAATGGAAAAG GTATTTATGAAATCTTCTGCAAAGAAACCTTTGGTGTGAAGGCAAAGAATCTCGACTTTGGTCTACAGCCTTACAAAATCCCAGAAACTGAAACG GTGTGCTACTTGATGCCGTCATCAAGCCCCCGCTGTGCCCAGTTTCCACGTGCACAGGATAAGGTTCATTTCTACATCAAGCTGAAGGAACTGCGAGACCAGATGAAAGGCCTGGCACCAAGGCCCGAGGTGGAAGAGACACAGTACTTGTTCGATCTGCAGCTAGCTAAAG AGGATGCTAAGAGGATGGCAATCAAAGAAGAGCAGGTGGATCCAGAGTATGAAAGCTGTAGTGGGCTGCATGGGGATGCAAAGCAAAGCAGCAACTCCTCCAACTAA
- the tdg.2 gene encoding G/T mismatch-specific thymine DNA glycosylase isoform X2 encodes MLIYSNKSTVKMEENQYTSLTVPTDYFQQWYQSSQQHPEAQYVMPYHNTGHYTEGPRDELVMAELSVHREPPVYQEPFYQNYNPPAQNHYQELTYQPNVREQQQQQQQQHPAHLHHPQHQHTIQQQEPSVQHQPQPAGPPQVVTPVKKKRGRPPKQQAEEGKTQEEENEIEAAKKAKRALNRFNGMSVAEVMAKTLPDVISYNLDILIIGINPGLLSAFKGRHYPNPGNHFWKCLFLSGLTDEQLNYMHDQSLPEKYSIGFTNMVERTTPGSKDLSSKEIREGGRQLLDKLQKYKPLIAAFNGKGIYEIFCKETFGVKAKNLDFGLQPYKIPETETVCYLMPSSSPRCAQFPRAQDKVHFYIKLKELRDQMKGLAPRPEVEETQYLFDLQLAKEDAKRMAIKEEQVDPEYESCSGLHGDAKQSSNSSN; translated from the exons ATGTTAATTTATTCAAATAAGTCAACAGTTAAGATGGAAGAAAACCAGTATACATCATTGACGGTTCCTACGGATTATTTTCAGCAGTG GTACCAGTCCAGCCAGCAGCACCCCGAGGCGCAGTATGTGATGCCATATCACAACACGGGCCATTACACAGAAGGTCCCAGAGATGAGCTTGTCATGGCCGAGCTGTCTGTCCACCGCGAACCACCTGTTTACCAAGAACCTTTTTACCAGAACTATAACCCCCCGGCCCAAAATCACTACCAGGAGCTGACCTACCAGCCAAACGTcagggagcagcagcagcagcagcagcagcag catccTGCACACCTGCACCACCCTCAGCACCAACATACAATACAGCAGCAGGAGCCGAGTGTTCAGCACCAACCTCAGCCTGCTGGTCCACCTCAAG TTGTGACACcggtgaagaagaagagaggTCGGCCTCCTAAGCAGCAGGCGGAGGAGGGCAAGacacaggaggaggagaatgagATTGAGGCGGCAAAAAAAGCCAAGAGGGCTCTCAACCGCTTCAACGGCATGTCAGTGGCTGAGGTTATGGCCAAAACCCTGCCAGACGTTATATCCTACAATCTTGACATTTTGATA ATTGGAATTAACCCAGGACTATTGTCAGCCTTCAAAGGACGCCATTATCCAAACCCAGGAAACCATTTCT GGAAATGTCTGTTTCTTTCTGGTCTAACTGACGAGCAGCTCAACTACATGCATGACCAAAGCCTGCCAGAGAAATATAGCATCGGCTTTACCAACATGGTAGAGAGGACCACACCTGGTAGCAAGGACCTCTCTAG TAAGGAGATTCGTGAAGGAGGTCGACAGTTACTTGACAAGCTGCAGAAATACAAACCATTAATAGCAGCTTTTAATGGAAAAG GTATTTATGAAATCTTCTGCAAAGAAACCTTTGGTGTGAAGGCAAAGAATCTCGACTTTGGTCTACAGCCTTACAAAATCCCAGAAACTGAAACG GTGTGCTACTTGATGCCGTCATCAAGCCCCCGCTGTGCCCAGTTTCCACGTGCACAGGATAAGGTTCATTTCTACATCAAGCTGAAGGAACTGCGAGACCAGATGAAAGGCCTGGCACCAAGGCCCGAGGTGGAAGAGACACAGTACTTGTTCGATCTGCAGCTAGCTAAAG AGGATGCTAAGAGGATGGCAATCAAAGAAGAGCAGGTGGATCCAGAGTATGAAAGCTGTAGTGGGCTGCATGGGGATGCAAAGCAAAGCAGCAACTCCTCCAACTAA